The sequence GCTGCATCCTTCGGCAAAGGCGATTGGCAGCTGTTTGCCCGTTATCATCTGCAGCCAGTATTTGAGTCCGGACACGGAGCGCCCGAAGTCCAAACCTTTGTGGTAGGTTTACGCCTGCAAAGGGCAGAATAAAACAACCGATGGCGCTATGTTTACCATAGATTTGTCCACACAAACAGTGCTGCTTACCGGTGCGGGGCGTGGCATCGGCAGGGCTATCGTGGATGCACTGCTTGATGCTGGTGCTTGGGTAATTGCTCACTACCACCGCACCCCCATTGACTTTGAACACCCCAAACTCTGTACCTTATCTTTTAACCTAAACCAGATAGAAGAAATCCCAGCTTTCTGGAATGCCTGTCTCGAGCTGCAGCAACAACACCGCATGCCTTCCATACAAGGGCTTGTGTTGAATGCTGCGGTGGCTTTGAGTGCCCCGCTGGACATGCCCTATGGGCAGTGGCTCGATGCTTGGCAGCAAACCTTGCGGGTGAATGTAACTGCAGCGGCTGCTTTGGCAAAAGAGGTTTTAGCCTATTTCCGTCTGCAGCGCAAAGGGCGTTTTGTGTGGATTGCTTCGCGTGCTGCTTTCCGTGGCGATACACCCGAATACTGGGCTTATGCAGCTTCTAAAAGCGCTATGTTGGGCGTGAGTCGCTCTATTGCCCGTTTTCATGGTAAAGAGGGCATACGCTCTTTTGCTTTGGCGCCTGGCTTCACCATGACCGACATGGCGCAAGACTTTATAGACGCCTATGGTGAAGATTATGTGAAAAACGACATTGCTTTGGAGCACATCACACAGCCGCGGGATGTGGCGCTGTGGGTGCCGTGGCTGCTTAGCGGTCATGCCGACCACGCCACCGGCGCCACCATCGACGTGAATGCAGGCAGTTATATTCGCTAATGATGACTTTACGGTGATGATATACGAATACTTACTTTACAAATACCTGCACTTTGTGGCAGTATTTATGATAGTGGCAGCCTTGGGCATAGAAGCTTTTGCGGTGAAAGCCGTCATGACACGTGCCTGTTTGCGCCGCTTGGCTCTTATAGATGCCATCTACGGCGCAGGTGCCATCTTATTGCTTTTTGCTGGCATGATGCTCTGGTGGAAGGTGGGCAAGCCGGCTGCCTATTACAGTAACAATTATTTGTTTCTGCTCAAAATAGGCTTGTTTGCGCTTATGGGGGTGCTTTCCTTATATCCCACCGTGTTTTTCATAAAACAGCGCAAAGGTGCACAAGAGGAGGAGGTTGTTGTTCCCCGAGCGCTGCGTTGGTGTGTTTATATGGAGCTGCTTCTTTTGTTGGTGATTCCTTTGCTGGCGGTGCTGATGGCGCAGGGCATTGGCTACCTTGTCCCATAAACAAAAAAGCCGGACAAAAGTCCGGCTTTGGTATTTTGGCGGAACGGACGGGGCTCGAACCCGCGACCTCCGGCGTGACAGGCCGGCGTTCTAACCAACTGAACTACCGCTCCTCCGTTTGGGTGATGCAAAATAACAGCATTTCTTTGATACCACCAAAACGATGAAGCACTTTTTTGTGTCGCCCGATTCAGTGCCTTGATTATGAGTGCTATTGGTTAGCGTTTTTTATTGGGCTAAGATGGCGAATGCAGTTGCTCGCCAAGCTCTGGAAAACGAACGAATGCCGTTTAGGTAGGAACGGAAAGGGTAGAGCAGTTTCCGAAGCAGACGACATGCAGGCAGTGTCTGCCTTGTGCGTTTTGTGCTCGGAGCGGTCTTACGCTTGCCGTTGACAGGAAATTACCCAAAAGCACAGGCAAGCATGTAGCAAGTTTTTCCACGATATTGGAAGGCTAACTTAAAAGTGCTGCTATGTTTTGAGACCATGAAAGATGGCGCACCTACAGGCAGTTAAAAAAAAAAGCCGGACAAAAGTCCGGCTTTGGTATTTTGGCGGAACGGACGGGACTCGAACCCGCGACCTCCGGCGTGACAGGCCGGCGTTCTAACCAGCTGAACTACCGCTCCTCCGTTTTGGCGATGCAAATATAGAATGGTGTTTTGAGCTCTGCAAATTTTTGAAAGCTAAAAAATAAAATAATTCTCCAAGCCCTTGATTTTTAAACAAAAAGAAGTTGAAGGGTGAAATATTTTGTGTGCCTTGCAGGCAGAAGGTCTGTACAAAGCAATATATTTTTATCTTTGAGGACATATTTGATTGCTCTATGGCAGTAAAGGAAATAAAATACAAAAAGAAGCGCTTGGGAAGCTTTCCTTTCCTCAATGTGCTGTTGAGTGTTACCATTGCTCTTTTTGTTTTGGGGCTGCTGGGGGCACTTATTTTGCAGGCAAAACGCTTGGCTGAACTGGTAGCACAAAACATAGAGGTGCAGGTGTTTTTGAACAGTGGTGTGGATGAGGCAGAAAGGCAAAAAATAGAAAAAATCATTGCAGCAAAAAATTATGTAGATGCCAATAGCCTTCGTTTTATTTCCAAAGAAGAAGCTGCCAAAGAGCTTATCAAAGAGCTGGGGGAAGACTTTACGGAAATACTGGGCGAAAATCCACTGAAAGACTCCTATGCGCTTCGCATCAAGTCTGGCTTTTACGACGAGCGAAAGCTTAAAAAGATAGCCGAAGACCTCAAGAAAATAAACGGGGTATTTGACGTATCGTATCCACAGTCCATTGCTGCTATCATCAACCGTAATATTGCCACCATCAGTTTTGTACTCTCCTCGCTGGCGCTTTTTCTGACTATCACAGTAGTGATATTGATACACAGCACCATTCGTTTGGCTTTGTTTTCGCAGCGCTTGCTGATTCGCAGCATGCAACTGGTAGGCGCCACCGACGCCTTCGTACGCCGTCCTTTTGTGCGCAATGCCATGCTCATAGGGGCAGTAGGCGGAGTGCTTGCCTGCGCTTTGGTTTATGCCCTTTTGCAATATTTCATAGGTCAAGTGCCGGAAATAGAAATGCTCATGGATTATCGCCTCTTAGGGATTCTCGGGGGCAGCATTGTGCTTTTCGGTGCGCTCTTGTGTGGTTTCAGTTGTTATCATGCCGTAAACAAATACCTCTACAGCACTTTGGATGAGTTGTATTAAAGCAGCCGCAAAAGGCGCTTTCAACGAGGGAGTCCCGCTCCAAAGCCTGCTGCCAGTGGTGCCCAAGCACTTTTTTCTGGAGCTGCTTTCAGATGGGTAATTTCTTGGGCTTGTAGCTTGCTTGCTTCCATGCCGCAGAGAGCGGCTTCCGAGCTATCGGCAACACCGTTTCACAAAGCATAAATGCCGA comes from Thermonema lapsum and encodes:
- a CDS encoding DUF2214 family protein, which codes for MQAVIFANDDFTVMIYEYLLYKYLHFVAVFMIVAALGIEAFAVKAVMTRACLRRLALIDAIYGAGAILLLFAGMMLWWKVGKPAAYYSNNYLFLLKIGLFALMGVLSLYPTVFFIKQRKGAQEEEVVVPRALRWCVYMELLLLLVIPLLAVLMAQGIGYLVP
- a CDS encoding SDR family NAD(P)-dependent oxidoreductase, translated to MFTIDLSTQTVLLTGAGRGIGRAIVDALLDAGAWVIAHYHRTPIDFEHPKLCTLSFNLNQIEEIPAFWNACLELQQQHRMPSIQGLVLNAAVALSAPLDMPYGQWLDAWQQTLRVNVTAAAALAKEVLAYFRLQRKGRFVWIASRAAFRGDTPEYWAYAASKSAMLGVSRSIARFHGKEGIRSFALAPGFTMTDMAQDFIDAYGEDYVKNDIALEHITQPRDVALWVPWLLSGHADHATGATIDVNAGSYIR
- a CDS encoding cell division protein FtsX; protein product: MAVKEIKYKKKRLGSFPFLNVLLSVTIALFVLGLLGALILQAKRLAELVAQNIEVQVFLNSGVDEAERQKIEKIIAAKNYVDANSLRFISKEEAAKELIKELGEDFTEILGENPLKDSYALRIKSGFYDERKLKKIAEDLKKINGVFDVSYPQSIAAIINRNIATISFVLSSLALFLTITVVILIHSTIRLALFSQRLLIRSMQLVGATDAFVRRPFVRNAMLIGAVGGVLACALVYALLQYFIGQVPEIEMLMDYRLLGILGGSIVLFGALLCGFSCYHAVNKYLYSTLDELY